The Candidatus Aegiribacteria sp. genome includes a region encoding these proteins:
- the uvrC gene encoding excinuclease ABC subunit UvrC, protein MAVSGSLKDSISRAPVLPGVYSFLTKDGNVLYIGKAKNLRNRLKGHLSNPGDARHELLLEKSVSVEWTITRTEVEALILEAELIRIRKPPLNVRLRSSGRYPYLEITTDETFPRLQITRERSNPKERPRFGPYPDSRNLRKLVEFLLDTCPLRRCSGTEPPAATRSCLMGQMGRCQAPCIGGISPEEYRKNVNELLGILKGDWDRARSRLDQLMKDASESMDYEEAGRLRDLISRLGSFGWPAPDSVRDRVSRDVAAVKENWGVIMRIRGGRFTCVVRMPFDGRWKLAPLSERLAILLKSYYSQTDDIPGEIIVQEETDDEDSLIEWLSGKRGGSVGMIVPKRGGNREVLELAQKNLDEFLIKLSWKHPSSGKEKVEAALESLADILSLKEPPGWIVCLDASTIQGSWPVAAIVSFKDGYPDKSGYRRFSMPDEISRNDPAMIASAVERYLSSLEENEHPDMFLIDGGITQLRAAVGAAGKEWSKQIRFISIAKREELLLEGITEREIRLPMDSTPLTFIRSIRDEAHRFVLHYHQQKRSKGSLRSVLDDIPGIGSATRIRLLTHFGSADRIAAATVDEIMEIPGIGRSRAIQINDYFRKDRKSR, encoded by the coding sequence GTGGCCGTATCAGGAAGTCTTAAGGATTCGATAAGCCGGGCGCCGGTTCTTCCAGGTGTCTACAGTTTCCTGACTAAAGATGGCAACGTACTATATATCGGTAAAGCCAAGAATCTCAGAAACAGACTGAAAGGGCACCTTTCGAATCCAGGAGACGCCCGCCATGAGCTTCTCCTTGAGAAATCAGTCTCGGTTGAATGGACGATTACAAGAACCGAAGTTGAGGCTCTGATACTCGAAGCCGAGCTCATAAGAATCAGAAAACCACCTCTTAACGTCCGCCTCAGATCTTCGGGAAGATACCCCTACCTTGAGATAACCACGGATGAAACCTTTCCCAGGCTCCAGATAACCAGGGAGCGGAGCAACCCTAAAGAACGTCCAAGGTTCGGCCCCTATCCCGATTCAAGGAATCTCAGGAAACTTGTGGAATTTCTTCTCGATACCTGTCCACTGAGAAGATGCAGCGGAACGGAACCTCCAGCAGCAACAAGATCATGCCTTATGGGACAGATGGGACGCTGCCAGGCCCCCTGCATCGGAGGAATAAGCCCGGAGGAATACCGGAAAAACGTAAATGAATTACTTGGAATTCTAAAGGGCGACTGGGACAGGGCGAGAAGCCGTCTGGATCAGTTGATGAAAGACGCGTCGGAGAGCATGGATTACGAAGAAGCAGGAAGGCTGCGCGATCTGATCTCCCGGCTGGGCAGTTTCGGCTGGCCGGCACCAGACAGCGTTCGTGACAGGGTCAGCAGGGACGTAGCGGCGGTAAAGGAGAACTGGGGTGTCATTATGCGGATAAGGGGAGGAAGGTTCACATGCGTCGTTAGAATGCCGTTCGATGGAAGATGGAAACTCGCCCCGCTGTCCGAAAGACTTGCCATACTCCTGAAATCGTACTATTCACAGACAGACGATATACCGGGCGAAATCATAGTACAGGAAGAAACGGATGACGAAGATTCTCTTATAGAATGGCTCTCCGGTAAACGTGGCGGTTCCGTGGGAATGATCGTACCAAAAAGGGGCGGTAACAGGGAGGTGCTTGAACTTGCTCAGAAGAACCTTGATGAGTTCCTTATCAAATTGAGCTGGAAGCATCCTTCAAGCGGAAAAGAAAAGGTAGAAGCAGCCCTCGAGAGCCTTGCCGATATTCTCAGTCTGAAAGAACCACCTGGATGGATAGTATGTCTTGACGCCTCCACGATTCAGGGATCATGGCCGGTAGCTGCGATTGTAAGCTTCAAAGACGGGTATCCTGATAAATCGGGGTACAGACGTTTCTCAATGCCGGATGAAATCAGCAGAAACGACCCGGCAATGATAGCCTCAGCGGTAGAAAGGTACCTTTCATCACTGGAGGAGAATGAGCATCCTGATATGTTCCTCATAGATGGCGGAATAACCCAGCTGAGAGCGGCTGTAGGCGCAGCGGGAAAGGAGTGGTCAAAACAAATCCGCTTCATCTCAATAGCAAAAAGGGAGGAACTGCTTCTTGAGGGCATAACGGAAAGGGAAATAAGGCTGCCTATGGATTCCACTCCACTTACTTTTATTAGAAGCATCAGGGATGAAGCTCACAGGTTCGTGCTTCATTACCATCAGCAGAAAAGGTCAAAAGGAAGCCTCAGATCCGTGCTTGACGATATTCCCGGAATAGGCTCCGCGACACGAATCAGATTGCTTACACACTTCGGAAGCGCCGACAGAATAGCCGCCGCAACAGTTGACGAAATAATGGAGATCCCCGGAATAGGCAGAAGCAGAGCAATTCAGATAAATGACTACTTCAGAAAAGACAGAAAATCCCGCTGA